From a single Sparus aurata chromosome 13, fSpaAur1.1, whole genome shotgun sequence genomic region:
- the ggnbp2 gene encoding gametogenetin-binding protein 2 isoform X1 → MLATSASCTTAKLEEVMARLVAVCREGEEDYPFLARQIPLFIDDTLTMVMEFSDSVMDVDTQEINTSHWKQFSEYYSKLKQQDLTIALMVTSREVYSALSQLVPCVGCRRSVERLFSHLVESGNPALEPLTVKPTGMLSVTKPCLADVKKLYTLFYVHGSKLNDMIDAIPKSKKNKRCQLHSLDTHKPKPLGGSWMDVWELMSQECRDEVVLIDSACLLETLETYLRKHRFCTDCKNKVLRAYNILVGELDCTKEKGYCAALYEGLCCCPHERHIHVCCETDFIAHLLGRAEPEFAGGYERRERHAKTIDIAQEEVLTCLGIHLYERLHRIWQKLRAEEQTWQILFHLGVDALRKSFEMAVEKMQGISRLEQFVEELSEEERAKELKQEKKRQKRKNRRKNKCGFEISEQETEDKEKNLDEGSLESMEDSCQVCGSHDEEEEARCEESVAANGNTSCSCPDNTKQDLSPHSNISDCGYSSSMEGSETGSREGSDIACSEGICNHDEAGDDPNAHHCAEDKEEDGTDSCVDCWPHAEENTQCKSKKKKRKGKGLCNNQGQKDEGCMPDGNTTGHGPQSSHTCRTKEIFSSLCGDTFTSIALRLPWTARQKNLTLHVGPPEANMSLVELLDDSEATSDEENCLTQDEIQAFLERNQSFYNNRHQYRQLLKEKFTNYCRATEGSKPVCGKWFATTSVN, encoded by the exons ATGTTGGCAACGTCG GCGAGCTGCACCACAGCCAAACTGGAAGAAGTCATGGCACGTCTGGTAGCAGTGTGCAGGGAGGGGGAAGAGGACTACCCATTTCTCGCCAGACAGATACCCCTGTTTATCGATGATACTCTGACG ATGGTGATGGAGTTTTCTGACAGTGTCATGGATGTTGACACCCAGGAAATAAACACGTCTCACTGGAAACAGTTTTCTGAG TATTACTCCAAGTTGAAGCAACAGGACTTGACAATCGCCCTGATGGTCACATCCAGGGAGGTCTACAGTGCATTATCTCAGTTGGTGCCATGCGTGGGCTGCAGACGCAGCGTGGAGCGCCTCTTCTCACATTTGGTGGAATCTGGCAACCCAGCCCTGGAGCCCCTCACAGTAAAACCCACAGGAATGCTTTCTGTCACCAAGCCGTGTTTAGCAGATGTAAAGAAGCTCTACACCCTTTTCTATGTCCACGG GTCAAAGTTGAATGACATGATTGACGCCATcccaaaaagtaaaaagaacaaGCGCTGTCAGCTACACTCcttggacacacacaaacctaaaCCCTTGGG GGGAAGCTGGATGGATGTGTGGGAGCTGATGTCTCAGGAGTGCAGAGACGAGGTCGTCCTTATTGATAGCGCTTGTCTCTTGGAGACGCTGGAGACATACTTGCGTAAACACAG GTTTTGCACTGACTGTAAGAATAAAGTGCTGAGGGCATACAACATCCTGGTGGGTGAGCTGGACTGCACTAAAGAGAAGGGGTATTGCGCTGCCTTGTATGAAGGACTATGCTGTTGTCCCCATGAACGCCACATCCACGTGTGCTGTGAGACTGACTTCATTGCTCACCTCCTTGGGCGGGCAGAGCCTGAATTTGCAGGAGGCTATGA acgcAGAGAGAGACATGCCAAGACCATTGACATTGCACAGGAAGAAGTCCTCACCTGTTTGGGTATTCACCTGTACGAGCGGTTGCACAGAATCTGGCAGAAACtcagagcagaggagcagaCCTGGCAGATACTGTTTCATTTGGGAGTTGATGCACTACGCAAAAGTTTTGAG ATGGCGGTGGAGAAGATGCAGGGGATCAGCCGTCTCGAGCAGTTTGTCGAGGAGCTGTCTGAGGAAGAGCGGGCCAAAGAGCTgaagcaggagaaaaagaggCAAAAGCGGAAAAATCGACGCAAAAACAAGTGTGGCTTTGAGATAtctgagcaggagacagaggaTAAGGAGAAAAATTTGGACGAG GGTTCTCTTGAGTCTATGGAGGACTCTTGCCAGGTCTGTGGTAGCcacgatgaagaggaggaggccagATGTGAAGAAAGCGTCGCCGCCAATGGAAACACTTCATGTAGCTGCCCAGACAACACCAAACAGG ATTTGTCTCCCCACAGCAATATTAGTGACTGCGGCTACTCCTCAAGTATGGAGGGCAGTGAGACAGGATCGCGAGAAGGTTCGGACATCGCCTGCTCTGAGGGAATATGCAACCATGACGAAGCAG GAGATGACCCAAATGCCCATCACTGTGCCGAAGACAAGGAGGAGGATGGAACAGACAGTTGTGTGGACTGCTGGCCGCACGCTGAGGAGAACACTCAATGcaagagtaaaaagaagaaaaggaagggCAAGGGTTTATGCAACAATCAG GGACAAAAAGATGAAGGTTGTATGCCAGATGGGAACACAACAGGCCACGGTCCACAATCATCACACACCTGCCGAACCAAAGAAATCTTCTCCTCCTTATGTGGTGACACATTTACCAGCATTGCACTACGATTACCATGGACAGCACGTCAGAAGAACCTCACCCTTCATGTGGGTCCTCCAGAGGCAAACATGAGTCTCGTGGAACTTCTG GACGATTCAGAGGCGACTTCAGATGAAGAGAACTGTCTGACACAAGATGAAATCCAGGCGTTTTTAGaaagaaaccagtccttctacAACAACCGCCACCAGTACAGACAGCTCCTGAAAGAGAAGTTCACCAACTACTGCCGGGCCACTGAGGGGAGTAAGCCGGTCTGTGGAAAGTGGTTCGCCACCACCAGTGTCAACTAA
- the ggnbp2 gene encoding gametogenetin-binding protein 2 isoform X2: MARLVAVCREGEEDYPFLARQIPLFIDDTLTMVMEFSDSVMDVDTQEINTSHWKQFSEYYSKLKQQDLTIALMVTSREVYSALSQLVPCVGCRRSVERLFSHLVESGNPALEPLTVKPTGMLSVTKPCLADVKKLYTLFYVHGSKLNDMIDAIPKSKKNKRCQLHSLDTHKPKPLGGSWMDVWELMSQECRDEVVLIDSACLLETLETYLRKHRFCTDCKNKVLRAYNILVGELDCTKEKGYCAALYEGLCCCPHERHIHVCCETDFIAHLLGRAEPEFAGGYERRERHAKTIDIAQEEVLTCLGIHLYERLHRIWQKLRAEEQTWQILFHLGVDALRKSFEMAVEKMQGISRLEQFVEELSEEERAKELKQEKKRQKRKNRRKNKCGFEISEQETEDKEKNLDEGSLESMEDSCQVCGSHDEEEEARCEESVAANGNTSCSCPDNTKQDLSPHSNISDCGYSSSMEGSETGSREGSDIACSEGICNHDEAGDDPNAHHCAEDKEEDGTDSCVDCWPHAEENTQCKSKKKKRKGKGLCNNQGQKDEGCMPDGNTTGHGPQSSHTCRTKEIFSSLCGDTFTSIALRLPWTARQKNLTLHVGPPEANMSLVELLDDSEATSDEENCLTQDEIQAFLERNQSFYNNRHQYRQLLKEKFTNYCRATEGSKPVCGKWFATTSVN; the protein is encoded by the exons ATGGCACGTCTGGTAGCAGTGTGCAGGGAGGGGGAAGAGGACTACCCATTTCTCGCCAGACAGATACCCCTGTTTATCGATGATACTCTGACG ATGGTGATGGAGTTTTCTGACAGTGTCATGGATGTTGACACCCAGGAAATAAACACGTCTCACTGGAAACAGTTTTCTGAG TATTACTCCAAGTTGAAGCAACAGGACTTGACAATCGCCCTGATGGTCACATCCAGGGAGGTCTACAGTGCATTATCTCAGTTGGTGCCATGCGTGGGCTGCAGACGCAGCGTGGAGCGCCTCTTCTCACATTTGGTGGAATCTGGCAACCCAGCCCTGGAGCCCCTCACAGTAAAACCCACAGGAATGCTTTCTGTCACCAAGCCGTGTTTAGCAGATGTAAAGAAGCTCTACACCCTTTTCTATGTCCACGG GTCAAAGTTGAATGACATGATTGACGCCATcccaaaaagtaaaaagaacaaGCGCTGTCAGCTACACTCcttggacacacacaaacctaaaCCCTTGGG GGGAAGCTGGATGGATGTGTGGGAGCTGATGTCTCAGGAGTGCAGAGACGAGGTCGTCCTTATTGATAGCGCTTGTCTCTTGGAGACGCTGGAGACATACTTGCGTAAACACAG GTTTTGCACTGACTGTAAGAATAAAGTGCTGAGGGCATACAACATCCTGGTGGGTGAGCTGGACTGCACTAAAGAGAAGGGGTATTGCGCTGCCTTGTATGAAGGACTATGCTGTTGTCCCCATGAACGCCACATCCACGTGTGCTGTGAGACTGACTTCATTGCTCACCTCCTTGGGCGGGCAGAGCCTGAATTTGCAGGAGGCTATGA acgcAGAGAGAGACATGCCAAGACCATTGACATTGCACAGGAAGAAGTCCTCACCTGTTTGGGTATTCACCTGTACGAGCGGTTGCACAGAATCTGGCAGAAACtcagagcagaggagcagaCCTGGCAGATACTGTTTCATTTGGGAGTTGATGCACTACGCAAAAGTTTTGAG ATGGCGGTGGAGAAGATGCAGGGGATCAGCCGTCTCGAGCAGTTTGTCGAGGAGCTGTCTGAGGAAGAGCGGGCCAAAGAGCTgaagcaggagaaaaagaggCAAAAGCGGAAAAATCGACGCAAAAACAAGTGTGGCTTTGAGATAtctgagcaggagacagaggaTAAGGAGAAAAATTTGGACGAG GGTTCTCTTGAGTCTATGGAGGACTCTTGCCAGGTCTGTGGTAGCcacgatgaagaggaggaggccagATGTGAAGAAAGCGTCGCCGCCAATGGAAACACTTCATGTAGCTGCCCAGACAACACCAAACAGG ATTTGTCTCCCCACAGCAATATTAGTGACTGCGGCTACTCCTCAAGTATGGAGGGCAGTGAGACAGGATCGCGAGAAGGTTCGGACATCGCCTGCTCTGAGGGAATATGCAACCATGACGAAGCAG GAGATGACCCAAATGCCCATCACTGTGCCGAAGACAAGGAGGAGGATGGAACAGACAGTTGTGTGGACTGCTGGCCGCACGCTGAGGAGAACACTCAATGcaagagtaaaaagaagaaaaggaagggCAAGGGTTTATGCAACAATCAG GGACAAAAAGATGAAGGTTGTATGCCAGATGGGAACACAACAGGCCACGGTCCACAATCATCACACACCTGCCGAACCAAAGAAATCTTCTCCTCCTTATGTGGTGACACATTTACCAGCATTGCACTACGATTACCATGGACAGCACGTCAGAAGAACCTCACCCTTCATGTGGGTCCTCCAGAGGCAAACATGAGTCTCGTGGAACTTCTG GACGATTCAGAGGCGACTTCAGATGAAGAGAACTGTCTGACACAAGATGAAATCCAGGCGTTTTTAGaaagaaaccagtccttctacAACAACCGCCACCAGTACAGACAGCTCCTGAAAGAGAAGTTCACCAACTACTGCCGGGCCACTGAGGGGAGTAAGCCGGTCTGTGGAAAGTGGTTCGCCACCACCAGTGTCAACTAA
- the znhit3 gene encoding zinc finger HIT domain-containing protein 3, whose product MQICSVCSEQTPKYRCPACKIRYCSLGCYKSHKDSCIPFEQPAPIDAPQDKDAFNTDQWTVDDLLDEEDITDKVPLQRLQMLGHSKELRDLLCNPHLRQLLHSVDTADNKYDAMKAAMQEPLFVEFSDQCLKTVENEAQSLTYNNDDDL is encoded by the exons ATGCAGATTTGTAGCGTGTGCAGCGAACAGACACCTAAATACAGGTGTCCCGCCTGCAAAATAAGATA TTGTTCACTTGGCTGTTACAAGAGCCACAAAG ACAGTTGCATACCTTTCGAGCAGCCCGCACCTATTGATGCTCCACAAGATAAGGATGCCTTCAACACTG ATCAGTGGACTGTTGACGATCTTCTGGATGAAGAGGACATCACCGACAAAGTGCCGCTACAGAGGCTCCAGATGTTAG GTCATTCAAAAGAGCTGCGAGATCTTCTCTGCAACCCTCATCTGAGACAGTTACTGCACTCTGTTGACACTGCGGACAACAAATACGATGCGATGAAGGCTGCCATGCAGGAGCCTCTGTTTGTTGAATTTTCAGATCAGTGCTTGAAAACTGTCGAAAATGAAGCGCAGTCATTAACCTAcaacaatgatgatgatttataA
- the pigw gene encoding phosphatidylinositol-glycan biosynthesis class W protein, giving the protein MQHEAECGSKRTRFSGSQPTVNKNAVKQVFLCFCLFYAEETNPLVMSQKELKEAFVSNLNGTSLQEVALGSFLTPLCLINRGLILILYHQAKGFLPLPLPLISHLLLDFSVLILPLVLSCTVLSSTLHQVIISLTIVSACVLCYIYRTNSHPNAGHPQNTVSSFLQSHVQVNQVPFVTIFRVFVNVKTAISILAVDFSVFPRRYAKTETYGTGVMDFGVGAYVFANALVCPEARRKRISGSKMNHITKQLLSVWPLVVLGMARLVSLKMSGYQEHVTEYGVHWNFFFTLAIVRVVASMILAVLPPSKSWVFALLISGFYQYALETSELKAFIVHNNDREKDFLHANKEGIFSVVGYVAIYLAGVQVGLYLMQPRSQVRQWLKALSNLLLGSLVLYTGLYICQTLVEPVSRRMANLPFSIWSVAQSLFFMSCLGIADMVLLFSKRTSGCQLVPSSWNLCIKQSESVSDTKTGEMERRCLVQAVNRNQLLFFLLANLMTGLTNSIVDTLSCGSLISVGVLLLYMFMNSLVIYILHLCGITVKFW; this is encoded by the exons ATGCAGCATGAGGCCGAATGCGGAAGTAAGCGCACGCGCTTCAGCGGCTCTCAACCGACTGTAAACAAGAATGCTGTAAAACaggtctttttgtgtttttgccttttctACGCCGAAGAGACAAACCCCTtg GTCATGTCTCAGAAGGAACTGAAGGAGGCGTTTGTCAGTAACCTGAATGGGACCAGTCTGCAGGAGGTGGCACTTGGCTCATTTCTCACCCCGCTCTGCCTCATCAACAGAGGACTCATTCTGATCCTTTACCATCAGGCCAAAGGGTTTCTTCCGCTGCCGCTCCCACTGATTTCTCACCTGCTTCTTGATTTCTCTGTTCTGATTCTCCCCCTCGTCCTGTCATGCACCGTTCTGAGCAGCACTCTTCACCAGGTCATCATAAGCCTGACTATTGTTTCGGCTTGTGTTTTATGCTATATCTATCGCACCAACAGCCATCCTAATGCTGGGCACCCACAGAACACTGTCAGCTCCTTCCTTCAGAGTCACGTTCAAGTCAACCAGGTTCCCTTTGTGACTATCTTCCGAGTGTTTgttaatgtgaaaacagccaTCAGCATCCTCGCAGTAGACTTTAGTGTCTTCCCAAGGCGATATGCTAAAACAGAAACCTATGGCACAGGGGTTATGGACTTTGGGGTGGGAGCATATGTCTTTGCAAATGCCCTTGTATGCCCAGAGGCACGGAGGAAACGCATCTCAGGATCCAAGATGAATCATATCACTAAGCAGCTCCTGTCTGTCTGGCCCCTGGTGGTTCTTGGCATGGCCAGGCTGGTGAGCTTGAAAATGAGTGGTTACCAGGAGCACGTGACAGAGTATGGCGTCCACTGGAATTTCTTCTTCACACTAGCTATCGTCAGAGTTGTGGCCTCTATGATTTTGGCTGTGCTACCACCCAGTAAGTCGTGGGTCTTTGCCCTTCTGATCAGCGGGTTTTATCAGTACGCTCTAGAGACATCAGAGCTCAAGGCCTTCATTGTCCACAACAATGACAGAGAAAAGGACTTTTTGCATGCTAACAAGGAGGGCATATTCTCTGTAGTGGGCTATGTAGCCATCTACTTGGCAGGAGTTCAGGTGGGACTGTATTTGATGCAACCAAGATCCCAGGTCAGACAGTGGCTCAAAGCACTTTCCAACCTCTTGTTGGGAAGTTTGGTCCTGTACACTGGTTTGTACATATGCCAGACACTGGTGGAGCCAGTGTCTCGTCGCATGGCAAATTTACCTTTCTCCATCTGGAGTGTTGCccagtctttgttttttatgtccTGCCTTGGTATAGCTGAtatggttttattgttttccaaAAGAACGTCAGGCTGTCAGTTAGTACCCTCATCGTGGAATTTGTGTATAAAACAATCCGAGTCAGTCTCTGACACAAAGACAGGTGAAATGGAAAGACGCTGCCTTGTTCAAGCTGTCAACAGGAATCAGCTGTTATTTTTCCTGCTTGCAAATCTCATGACAGGATTGACCAACTCCATAGTGGACACACTTAGCTGTGGCAGTTTAATTTCAGTAGGTGTTTTGCTTTTGTACATGTTCATGAATTCCCTTGTCATATACATTTTACATCTCTGTGGAATTACAGTAAAATTCTGGTGA
- the myo19 gene encoding unconventional myosin-XIX produces the protein MSSADHRRNVGAVYKNGGGKVRGFVQKVHSPPPSLNDSLEGEIQAFLIDEDQLHTYDDLTKVNPVTPTTVLKCLQARYSAKVFYTHAGCTLVALNPFQPIPDLYSLDVMKEYHCAPQPQEFKPHIFIVAEEAYRNVRGQLVPVNQSLVVSGESGAGKTWTSRCLMKYYATVAASSSVVKNQDTVERIERRVLDSNPIMEAFGNACTLRNNNSSRFGKYIQLQLDRCQLLVGASVQTYLLEKTRVACQPANERNFHIFYQMTKGATDEQRKEWKMSHGQRFAWLPNSEKTVEEDCFQETIGAMVHLGINAERQRQIFRILAGILQLGNVNFSSSSDESQTCDLEELSKDFLQRAAELLCVPAEELQTCLRVRMLKAGKQSVLKPCSQAECSVRKDCLAKVIYAQLFEWLVTFINNSICAEESTWCNFIGVLDVYGFECFHINNLEQLCINYANEKLQQHFVAHYLRAQQEEYVSEGLQWSFVKYQDNQSCLDLIEGSPVSVFSLLNEESRLNRASDAKTLRIRMEKELCNNGNISWDKFSKEPHFTVAHYAGKVNYRIQGIVEKNKDPVPPELINLLQKSDNPLLHQIFTDKEADNTTCKGLSKVTVVSKFKNSLESLMKILHTTTPHYTRCIKPNPDCKPMTFEKEEVIMQLEACGIVETIHISAAGFPIRIPFKGFMQRYGLIAKYSDFKSGSLSVDVEDDGNENLRHMVEKLLHVVLRHEATDPLHNLDSEKHNSWVHCGRTKVFLTQSMLDLLEGQRKMILSQSAFTIQCCWLRYQCRRRNVCRQSATLIQAAVRSWLVRKEVHRWNRAASVIQGTWRKWRALLKALAEAELDDAKDLQEDMPALNPIIRERGSVQLSNIQEPVTVRGWPMGLALASAPSITVSLTATGFQKMMSVMASLNLPSRKGEYKVETNQYTRGLASIRAQPKGSVKLHCQRSPLLYADRQPGKKCDVTGFNEILLEKTL, from the exons ATGAGTTCTGCGGACCACCGACGTAACGTTGGAGCAGTGTACAAGAATGGAGGGGGAAAG GTGAGAGGATTTGTCCAGAAAGTCCATTCTCCTCCCCCATCCCTAAATGATTCACTGGAGGGAGAAATTCAGGCCTTCCTCATCGATGAAGACCAACTCCACACTTATGATGACCTCACCAAAGTCAACCCAGTGACGCCAACCACGG TGCTGAAATGCCTGCAGGCCAGGTACAGTGCGAAGGTGTTTTACACCCATGCTGGCTGCACGTTGGTGGCTCTGAACCCCTTCCAGCCAATCCCAGACCTCTACTCTCTGGATGTGATGAAGGAGTATCACTGTGCACCTCAGCCCCAG GAGTTCAAACCACATATCTTTATTGTGGCAGAAGAAGCCTACAGGAATGTCCGGGGCCAGCTGGTGCCAGTGAACCAATCTTTGGTGGTCAGCGGTGAGAGTGGTGCAGGAaag ACATGGACATCTCGTTGCCTGATGAAATACTACGCCACGGTGGCAGCCTCCTCCTCAGTGGTGAAGAATCAAGACACAGTGGAAAGAATAGAGAGGAGGGTGCTGGACTCCAACCCCATCATGGAAGCCTTCG GTAATGCCTGCACGCTACGGAACAACAACAGCAGTCGCTTTGGAAAGTACATCCAGCTCCAGCTGGACAG GTGTCAGCTGTTAGTAGGGGCATCAGTACAGACATATTTGCTAGAGAAGACCAGGGTGGCCTGTCAACCAGCCAATGAGAGGAACTTCCACATCTTTTATCAG ATGACAAAAGGGGCCACAGACGAGCAGAGAAAGGAGTGGAAGATGTCTCATGGCCAGCGTTTTGCTTGGCTGCCAAATTCTGAAAAAACTGTCGAAG aGGATTGTTTTCAGGAGACCATTGGGGCGATGGTTCATCTGGGCATTAATGCAGAAAGGCAGAGACAGATATTCAGG ATATTAGCAGGAATTCTGCAGTTGGGAAATGTgaatttctcttcttcttcggATGAATCACAAACCTGTGACCTAGAGGAACTGTCCAAAG ACTTCTTGCAGAgggctgctgagctgctgtgcGTCCCTGCTGAGGAGCTTCAGACCTGTTTAAGAGTGAGGATGTTGAAGGCGGGGAAGCAGAGCGTGCTAAAGCCCTGTTCCCAGGCAGAGTGTAGTGTGAGGAAAGACTGCCTGGCCAAAGTCATCTACGCCCA ATTATTTGAATGGCTGGTTACATTCATCAACAACAGCATTTGTGCAGAAGAATCCACGTGGTGCAACTTCATAG GAGTTCTTGATGTTTACGGGTTTGAGTGTTTCCACATCAATAACCTGGAGCAGCTTTGTATCAACTACGCCAAtgagaaactgcagcagcacttTGTGGCTCATTATCTCCGGGCTCAGCAG GAGGAATATGTGTCAGAGGGGTTGCAGTGGTCCTTTGTCAAATACCAAGACAACCAGAGCTGTCTGGATCTTATAGAAGGGAgccctgtcagtgtgttttctcttcttaACGAG GAGAGTCGTCTCAATCGAGCCTCAGACGCAAAGACATTGAGGATTCGTATGGAGAAGGAGCTCTGTAATAACGGCAACATCAGCTGGGACAAGTTCAGCAAGGAGCCGCACTTCACTGTGGCCCATTATGCTGGCAAAGTCAACTACCGGATACAGGGGATTGTGGAGAAAAACAAG gacCCAGTACCACCAGAGCtcatcaacctgctgcagaAGTCTGACAACCCCCTGCTTCACCAGATCTTCACTGATAAGGAGGCTGACAACACAACCTGCAAGGGGCTCAGCAAAGTAACTGTGGTCTCCAAGTTCAAG AACTCTCTGGAGAGCCTGATGAAGATCCTCCACACAACAACTCCTCACTACACTCGCTGCATCAAACCAAACCCGGACTGCAAGCCTATGACCTTCGAAAAGGAGGAG gTTATCATGCAGTTGGAGGCCTGTGGGATTGTGGAGACCATCCATATCAGCGCTGCTGGTTTTCCAATAAG AATTCCTTTCAAAGGCTTCATGCAACGTTATGGACTGATTGcaaaatattcagatttcaAGTCAGGCAGTCTTTCTGTTG ACGTGGAGGATGATGGCAACGAAAATCTTCGGCATATGGTGGAGAAGCTCCTTCATGTTGTATTACGACACGAGGCGACTGACCCCTTGCACAACCTTGACAGTGAAAAGCATAATTCATGGGTGCACTGCGGAAGGACTAAAGTTTTTCTCACCCAATCAATG CTGGATTTGCTGGAGGGTCAGAGGAAGATGATCCTGTCTCAGAGTGCCTTCACCATTCAGTGCTGCTGGCTGCGTTACCAGTGCCGCAGACGCAATGTATGCCGGCAGTCTGCTACCCTGATCCAAGCAG CCGTGCGGTCCTGGCTGGTCAGGAAGGAGGTCCACAGATGgaacagagcagcttcagtcATCCAGGGCACCTGGAGGAAGTGGAGG GCACTATTGAAGGCTTTGGCTGAGGCCGAACTGGACGATGCAAAGGACCTACAGGAGGACATGCCCGCACTGAACCCTATTATCCGGGAGCGAGGCTCAGTGCAGCTCTCCAACATTCAGGAGCCTGTCACGGTGCGAGGGTGGCCCATGGGTCTGGCTCTGGCCTCGGCCCCGTCTATCACCGTGTCTCTGACAGCCACAGGCTTCCAAAAGATGATGTCTGTGATGGCCTCCCTAAACCTGCCCTCCAGGAAAGGGGAGTATAAGGTGGAGACCAACCAGTACACACGGGGGCTCGCCTCCATACGGGCTCAACCCAAG GGATCTGTAAAGCTGCACTGTCAGCGATCTCCACTCCTCTACGCTGACAGACAACCAGGCAAAAAGTGTGATGTGACAGGGTTCAACGAGATCCTGCTAGAGAAAACTTTGTGA